From the genome of Sphingobacterium sp. UGAL515B_05:
AACCATTGGATTCTTGTAAATATGTTTGCACAGAATTATTCGAAAAAGTATTCAACAACAGATTTGGGTGTTACTTATATGACGAAAGGAGAAACTACCCTAAATCCAAAATATGAACGTAATACTGTTCAGGAAGTTTACGATTTTATTAAAAAGGATATAGAAGAAGGTTTACCATTAATCAATGACGCTTCTTACGCCAACTCTAGTGTTGCAAAATATCACTTTAACCGAGCGGCAGCTTATACCTTTGCATCGCGTGTTGCATTATTTATGGAAGATTGGACAAAGGCAGTGGAGTATTCCACCGAAGCGTTAGGAAACAATCCAACAGCGACTTTACGTGATTATGCAACGATTGCCTCTTTTTCTGCTGCGATCAATAATACAACGAGAGAGTATAATGCGAGCTCAGTGAAAGCTAATTTCTTAGTAGCTACGGCTTATTCGGCGATGGGGACAACTTTTGGGGGGTATTCAACCAACAACAGAATCAGTCACGGTGGATCTATTGCAATGACGGAGACAGCGTTTGCTGCTCAGCCTTTTGGGAGAGCTACGACATCAACGGATTATAGAATTCGTGCATTTTCCTATACGAGTACGACGGCAAATAAAGTGATTTTTCCACATGTTGCCTACATTTTTGAATATACTGATCAAGTTGCGGGAATTGGATTTTCACGAGGAGTCTATACGCCGATCACGTCGGAAGAAGCTTTATTGAATAGGGCGGAAGCAAATATTCATCTTAAGAATTATGCGGCAGCCATTACTGATATGCAAATCCATATTAATAACAATACCATTAGCAAGCCTGGGACAATAAGTGAAGCTTCGATTAACAATTGGGCGAATTCATTTGCATATTTTACTCCTACAGCTCCAACACCGAAAAAGAAATTGAACCCAGATTTTCAGATTGAAAGCGGTACACAGGAAAATATGATCCATGCAGTATTATCGCTTAAACGCCTTCAGTTTCTTCATACTGGCTTAAGATGGTTCGATGTAAAACGTTATGGCATTGAAATAACCAGAAGGGTCGCTCCTGCGGTCAACAATGGAACGATGACTTTTACGGTTACCGATAATACGCTATCGATCCGAGATCCTCGTCGTGCAATTCAATTACCTCAAGATGTAGTAAGTGCAGGTTTAACACCAAATCCTAGATCAAATGAAATTAAGTAATAAACTATTTATGTTATTAGCTTCATGCGGAGTGTTGTTTTCTGCATGTAACAAAGAGGATAAATTAAATCCCAATAGTGTTTTTGTAGATTCAACAATACCAAAGAACGCTTTGGACAATTACCTCTATAAAAACTATATTCTACCCTACAATGTCGAAATACTGTACAAGTACGTCGATAAAGAATCTGATATGAGCTATCGATTGGTACCTGCACCTTTTGAATCTTCTATAAGATTGTCCAAGCTTATGCTTTATCTTGTTATGGAGCCATATTCAGAAGTGACAGGAGGGAAGGAGTTCCTTAAAAACAACTTTCCAAAATTAATTACGTTTACTGGTTCAGCTCCAATTCAAACAAACGGTGTCATGATTTTGGGAACAGCAGAATCAGGTACAAAAGTATCTTTGTATAATTTGTTGGAATTAAATGAAACCAATGGTAAAAACCCAGCTTTTCTGACGGGCCGATTTTTCAAAACAGTTCACCATGAGTTTCAACATATTTTAAATCAGAATAAGCCTTATCCAAGTAATTTTAAGGAGATCACAGGTACTAGTTACGTGGAGGATGACTGGAATGCGAAATATCCTGCCAATGCTACAGGTATAGGAGCCGCGATCGCAGCAGGCTTTATTTCACCGTATGCTTCTAAGGCCGATACTGAGGATTTTGCTGAACTGTATTCGTTCTATGTTACGCGGAGTCAAGCTGATTTTGACGCCATGCTGAATGTTGAAAATTCTACGGCAGCGGGAAGGGCTTTGATCCTTTCAAAATTAGCAATTGTGAAAAACTATATGAAATCTGAGTGGGGAATTGATATGGATCTATTAAGAGCCAATATTCTTGCTCGTTATCCTAATCTTAACACTTTTGATCAAACAACTTTAAATTAAGAAAAAATGAAATTTAAACTATTTATTTTAGGAATAACCATTTTGTCTTTGAGCGCAAGTTGTGAGAAGAAGATGGATCGTATTTTTGAAGAAAGTCCGAGTGACCGTCTGAACGCGAGTGTGGCTAATGTATACTCTACTTTACAAGCGAATAAAGATGGTTGGATAATCAAGTATTTTCCAAGCAGCGGATTAGAATTTGGAGGATATACCTTATTTGCCAAATTTAATAATACCACTGATGTTAGCATTGAAGGTGATTTTACAACACTTGCTGCACAGGTAAGTACTTATACTGTTGCACCTGGTGCTGGCGCAATTTTGACCTTCGATACCTATAATCGCATATTTCATTATTTTGCATTGCCTGCAGTCTTTAATAGGGAACCTGCATATCAATTACCCGGTTTCCTTACAGCATCAATTGGTGCGAGTAACGAGGGGATGAAAGGTGAAAATGATTTCTTGGTAACAAAGGCATCAGCTGATTCCATTGTCATGGAAGGTAGAAAATCGTACAATAAGGTTGTGATGGTCCCGATTAAATCTTCAGAGGCTTCTACAATTATAGCGACCTACCGCGCTGCGCTTACAAAATTCCATGCATTTTCAAATTACAAATTTGAAGTTGGGACAGAATCCTTAGCAGCAACATTTTCAACCGCAGCAACGAAACGAGCATTATTGATTGCAGGTAATACTAAACCATATGCTTATCGTTATACGCCTACTGGACTCGAATTTTACACAGAATATGAAGTAAATGGAGTGAAGTTTAGAGAATTGAAGTATGTAGAACCAACAGGAGCGTATACCAAAGGTTATTTTACCAACGATGCAGGAACGATCAAGTTAGTCCCACAAAGTTAAAAAGCAATTTTCTCCCTGCGAAATCAGGGAGAAAGTTTCATATGTTTATTTAGTGGCCCCTTCAGAATATTTTTTGGAGGGGCTTTTTTGCAAATATTTTTTTCCATGTAATGGATCTATTGATTTAGTTGTCATAATGATGTAGGCCTTTGCCATAGTTAGTTTAATTGATATAAACCAAAGTGTAAATTTTATGAAGTATTTTTTTAGTGCCCTTTTACTTGTTTTTGCAGCTCAGTTATTTGCGCAACAAAAAACCAATCAGACGAAACATCTGCCATTTGAGACGATCTATTTTGCCGGTGTTCAATTTAACAACGCCAGCAATCTGAATAGGATCTTGAAAGAATATGATTCCGGAAAGGTGCCTGGGTTTGGTTGGAATGCAGGCGCCGGACTGGCATACAGGACGAAACAAACCCTTATTGGCGTGAATTTTAGCCTGTCGACAAGCAGTAAAAACGACAATACGATGAACACAGGAGATTTTACGGTTTATGTATCTACCAATGCGATACGTACAGGCAGATTGATCTTTAGTCCGCAGCTGGGAGTCGGTACGCAGTCTACTACTTTTACGGTTCAAAAGAAAAATCTGAATGGAGAATTTAGAGACTTTTTGACCACGCAGTCCAACCAAACTAAAATGGAGCATGATGCTGCTATTGTCGATTTAAGTGTTACGTTGAAAACATCCAATTCCGAACGAACGAGCTTTCGCCCCGAATGTAGAATAGGTTATAAATCTTCTATTACACAGAATGAATGGAAAGTAGTGAATGCTGCCGTTGCAAATGGTCCGAAGGACAGACTGGGACATTTTTATGTTCAGTTAGCTTGGGGTATTGGACGATAATAATGCGATATCAAGGTTTATAGTGCTCCAAAATCTCGACATTCTTTAATTGATTTCTTTTTAGTTTTATTAATTTTCTTGATGTTAAGCTACCTCAGGTGTAATTTTTTATTATATTTTTATTAATTTTATTTAAGTTTCTTTAACCAAATTACTAGTGATCATGTCATATGCCGTTTATGGAAATTTTTAAAACACACCGCAAGTTATTTTTTCTTTACTGCCTTATTATGCTAGTGATTATATTAAGTCAGCAACTTATAGACGTTCACTTTCGGGGTGAAGCAGTGGAATTCACTTCAGACAGAATAATTAGAGTAGTTGTGTGTCTAATTGTTGGAGCATGGATACTTACATTTGTGGAAATAAAGACTAAAAAGCTTAAGTAAATTAAAGAATCTCTAATTATCTGATCTGACTGCAAGAAGTTACATTTAGGGAAATGTAGAAAAGC
Proteins encoded in this window:
- a CDS encoding RagB/SusD family nutrient uptake outer membrane protein; protein product: MKKRLSYILIAAGIIATSFSSCKKYLDELPDNRAELNTTDKIGKMLVGAYPENAYVMVAELSSDNVDDVGPVYLNYARFIEQIYKWQDITETSNDGIDRIWGACYGAIANANAALQAIDEQGNPASLKAQRGEALLARAYNHWILVNMFAQNYSKKYSTTDLGVTYMTKGETTLNPKYERNTVQEVYDFIKKDIEEGLPLINDASYANSSVAKYHFNRAAAYTFASRVALFMEDWTKAVEYSTEALGNNPTATLRDYATIASFSAAINNTTREYNASSVKANFLVATAYSAMGTTFGGYSTNNRISHGGSIAMTETAFAAQPFGRATTSTDYRIRAFSYTSTTANKVIFPHVAYIFEYTDQVAGIGFSRGVYTPITSEEALLNRAEANIHLKNYAAAITDMQIHINNNTISKPGTISEASINNWANSFAYFTPTAPTPKKKLNPDFQIESGTQENMIHAVLSLKRLQFLHTGLRWFDVKRYGIEITRRVAPAVNNGTMTFTVTDNTLSIRDPRRAIQLPQDVVSAGLTPNPRSNEIK
- a CDS encoding putative zinc-binding metallopeptidase, with protein sequence MKLSNKLFMLLASCGVLFSACNKEDKLNPNSVFVDSTIPKNALDNYLYKNYILPYNVEILYKYVDKESDMSYRLVPAPFESSIRLSKLMLYLVMEPYSEVTGGKEFLKNNFPKLITFTGSAPIQTNGVMILGTAESGTKVSLYNLLELNETNGKNPAFLTGRFFKTVHHEFQHILNQNKPYPSNFKEITGTSYVEDDWNAKYPANATGIGAAIAAGFISPYASKADTEDFAELYSFYVTRSQADFDAMLNVENSTAAGRALILSKLAIVKNYMKSEWGIDMDLLRANILARYPNLNTFDQTTLN
- a CDS encoding DUF4302 domain-containing protein, with product MKFKLFILGITILSLSASCEKKMDRIFEESPSDRLNASVANVYSTLQANKDGWIIKYFPSSGLEFGGYTLFAKFNNTTDVSIEGDFTTLAAQVSTYTVAPGAGAILTFDTYNRIFHYFALPAVFNREPAYQLPGFLTASIGASNEGMKGENDFLVTKASADSIVMEGRKSYNKVVMVPIKSSEASTIIATYRAALTKFHAFSNYKFEVGTESLAATFSTAATKRALLIAGNTKPYAYRYTPTGLEFYTEYEVNGVKFRELKYVEPTGAYTKGYFTNDAGTIKLVPQS